A genomic stretch from Telopea speciosissima isolate NSW1024214 ecotype Mountain lineage chromosome 7, Tspe_v1, whole genome shotgun sequence includes:
- the LOC122667199 gene encoding WAT1-related protein At1g43650-like has protein sequence MKNFHGLFVLMESHKPYIALLSIQFVYAGMALFSKASIDKGMNPYIFVVYRQAFASLALAPFAFLLERKKAPPLSFILLCKIFLVSLCGITLSLNLYYAALNYTSATFSVATTNVIPAITFIMAVLMRIESISIKNPYGVAKVLGTVTCVSGALIVALYKGPSIKFMNWYPSVHKDFSHSSVINTSLKMEWVKGSLMMLSANTAWSLWLILQGPIIKMYPAKLRLTNLQCTFSCIQSAILAVVLNRNPSSWKLGWDVHLLSVSYCGFVVTGITYWLQVWCIEKKGPVFIALFTPLALLITAIFSAFMWKETLHWGSVGGAILLVGGLYSVLWGKKKEKEVETGGPNEPKQNEAKEEIRLECITHQ, from the exons ATGAAGAATTTTCATGGGCTTTTTGTGCTCATGGAAAGCCACAAGCCTTATATTGCATTGCTTTCCATACAATTTGTGTATGCTGGCATGGCTTTGTTCTCAAAGGCATCAATTGATAAAGGAATGAACCCTTATATTTTTGTAGTTTATCGGCAAGCATTTGCTTCACTTGCCCTGGCTCCATTTGCTTTCCTTCTAGAAAG GAAGAAGGCTCCTCCGCTCTCATTTATCCTACTGTGCAAGATCTTCTTGGTTTCTTTATGTGG GATTACATTGAGCCTCAATCTATACTATGCTGCACTCAACTACACCTCTGCAACATTTTCTGTAGCAACCACTAATGTGATCCCCGCCATAACCTTTATTATGGCTGTCTTAATGAG GATAGAAAGCATATCTATAAAAAATCCGTATGGGGTGGCCAAGGTGTTGGGTACTGTTACATGCGTTTCGGGGGCTTTAATAGTGGCTTTGTACAAGGGTCCTTCTATAAAGTTTATGAATTGGTATCCATCAGTTCACAAAGATTTTTCACATTCATCTGTTATCAACACTAGTCTCAAGATGGAGTGGGTGAAAGGCTCTCTTATGATGCTTTCTGCTAACACAGCCTGGTCATTGTGGCTTATTTTGCAG GGCCCCATTATCAAGATGTATCCAGCTAAACTACGTCTGACTAATCTTCAATGCACCTTTAGCTGTATTCAATCAGCTATACTGGCTGTAGTTCTAAACAGAAATCCATCTTCATGGAAGCTTGGGTGGGATGTTCACCTTCTTTCGGTCTCATACTGT GGTTTTGTTGTCACTGGGATCACATACTGGTTACAAGTTTGGTGCATAGAGAAGAAAGGACCAGTCTTCATAGCCCTCTTCACTCCACTTGCACTGCTTATAACTGCTATCTTCTCAGCATTCATGTGGAAAGAGACACTGCACTGGGGAAG TGTTGGTGGGGCTATATTGCTAGTGGGAGGTCTCTATAGCGTTTTgtgggggaagaagaaagagaaagaggtgGAAACAGGTGGACCAAATGAACCAAAACAGAATGAAGCCAAAGAAGAGATCAGACTGGAGTGCATAACACATCAGTAA